From the Tripterygium wilfordii isolate XIE 37 chromosome 6, ASM1340144v1, whole genome shotgun sequence genome, one window contains:
- the LOC120000152 gene encoding GPI transamidase component PIG-S: MAEISESTELARKDSVDVSDFDPKTMRTTKPGLKRLYLTLSVLFSFLLGLPFLWKSVEIYRSPLPFRDIDALSTQIESNPLQFPCRFQAIFVGFSNLNPSDLHLSILNQIHKLTINSPQCGTCSNNFTLSISVDPDSRIGTIDFSRDDDDVDEALENALAGGSDLGGKVYSVLVVDGVGEMEGVRAVVGKYRHAWILGKGLETEAVTVRVAEIFVKVFVNGGREEGMIHGEFMPVGADGKIVLSFNLLNADPRDWVYDWDFQTMDEILLAPVVEALNPIANISVESQVLYHTPKASFSYWDDKWNSYIFSTKDLPFFVNSNEWHLDTSIAAGGRSKVLQIVVYIPSADESPLLLQLPDGEISRTNSFISPMWGGVIVWNPQDVSNDSESKLPDRHNISRQDLQKIFEIFMGQFRQLFGLKSDSLYVGQSGKSTVLACDRGFSEWELDVLSRQHTCFNLHSSATTLGSLSRLVQSLPRMIIMDEIGKQVKFSLEAAKLAQSNASLGVYDASAVSSRQARSLAEDAFFHPSIMSVSYYSFEHCFAVYSPFFLPVSMHVILAALKEWRRYKQEKRKYLAWQAKQR; encoded by the exons ATGGCAGAAATTTCAGAGTCTACGGAACTCGCCAGAAAAGACAGCGTCGATGTTTCGGACTTCGACCCCAAGACCATGCGTACCACGAAGCCTGGACTCAAGCGCCTTTACCTCACCCTTTCAGTTCTCTTCTCATTCCTCCTAG GTCTCCCTTTCTTATGGAAATCCGTGGAAATCTATCGCTCGCCACTTCCATTTCGCGACATCGACGCGCTCTCCACTCAAATCGAATCGAATCCTCTGCAGTTCCCTTGCCGCTTTCAAGCCATCTTCGTAGGGTTCTCTAACCTCAATCCAAGTGACCTCCACCTCTCCATACTCAACCAAATTCACAAACTAACCATCAATTCCCCGCAATGTGGCACCTGCTCGAACAACTTCACATTGTCGATCTCCGTGGACCCCGACTCGAGAATTGGCACCATCGATTTCAGTCGCGACGATGATGATGTCGATGAGGCGCTGGAGAATGCGCTGGCAGGTGGTTCTGATTTAGGTGGCAAGGTTTACAGTGTCCTGGTAGTGGATGGGGTTGGTGAGATGGAGGGGGTGAGGGCTGTTGTGGGTAAGTACAGGCACGCGTGGATCCTTGGGAAGGGTTTGGAAACTGAGGCGGTAACGGTGAGGGTGGCGGAGATCTTTGTGAAGGTTTTTGTGAATGGAGGGAGAGAGGAAGGTATGATTCATGGCGAGTTCATGCCAGTGGGTGCAGATGGGAAGATCGTTCTTTCGTTTAATCTGCTTAATGCAGATCCGCGTGATTGGGTCTATGATTG GGATTTTCAGACTATGGATGAAATTTTGTTGGCTCCTGTGGTTGAAGCTTTGAATCCTATTGCGAACATAAGTGTGGAAAGCCAG GTCTTATATCACACTCCAAAGGCCTCATTTTCTTACTGGGATGATAAGTGGAATAGCTACATCTTTAGTACGAAGGATCTTCCTTTTTTT GTAAATTCAAATGAGTGGCACCTGGATACTTCCATTGCAGCTGGAGGGCGGTCTAAAGTATTGCAGATTGTGGT ATATATACCTTCTGCAGATGAATCTCCTCTTCTTCTACAGCTTCCAGATGGAGAGATTTCCAGGACAAATAGCTTTATATCTCCA ATGTGGGGAGGTGTTATTGTTTGGAACCCCCAAGACGTTTCAAATGATTCTGAAAGTAAGCTTCCTGACAGGCATAACATTTCTCGTCAG GATCTTCAGaagatttttgaaatttttatggGGCAGTTCCGGCAACTATTTGGTCTTAAATCTGATAGTCTTTATGTTGGCCAATCGGGCAAATCCACTGTATTGGCTTGTGACAGAGGCTTTTCAGAATG GGAATTGGATGTGTTGTCGAGGCAGCACACGTGTTTTAATCTACATTCAAGTGCTACAACCCTCGGATCTCTTTCCAGATTG GTCCAGTCACTGCCAAGGATGATCATCATGGATGAAATAGGAAAGCAG GTGAAGTTTTCACTCGAGGCTGCAAAGTTGGCTCAAAGCAATGCCTCTCTTGGAGTTTATGATGCTTCAGCTG TTTCGTCGAGGCAAGCAAGATCTTTGGCAGAGGATGCATTTTTTCACCCTTCTATCATGTCCGTCAGCTATTACTCATTTGAGCATTGTTTCGCTGTCTACTCG CCTTTCTTCTTGCCGGTATCAATGCATGTTATCCTGGCGGCTCTGAAAGAATGGAGAAGATACAAACAAGAAAAGCGGAAGTACCTGGCATGGCAGGCAAAGCAAAGGTAG
- the LOC119999490 gene encoding ankyrin repeat and SAM domain-containing protein 4B: protein MYADRVESGGRRSIKDRLNGNSLDNSTRRRPITGKRQRQDDKWEHDLYDDEPHISNRKVGARDLRQKLQRKASGVMDLREKLSDTMNLQPQSAGSRKQKMEAAKPARKSVASEAAELEIKKVANLATKKKPQQKAEISLDQFLLSLDLEKYSITFQAEEVDMTTLVHMTDEDLKALGIPMGPRKKILLALESRA, encoded by the exons ATGTATGCTGATCGGGTAGAATCTGGAGGCAGGAGATCAATAAAAGATCGTCTCAATGGAAATTCCTTGGACAACTCCACTCGCCGGCGCCCCATCACCGGAAAGAG GCAGAGGCAAGATGACAAGTGGGAACATGATCTTTATGATGATGAACCTCACATTTCAA ATCGCAAAGTTGGCGCTCGAGATCTTCGTCAGAAGCTCCAGAGGAAAGCTTCAGGTGTAATGGATTTGCGTGAAAAGCTATCAGATACAATGAATCTGCAACCACAGAGTGCCGGTTCacgaaaacaaaaaatggagGCTGCTAAACCAGCTAGGAAAAGTGTTGCTTCTGAGGCTGCTGAACTGGAGATTAAAAAAGTTGCAAATCTGGCTACTAAAAAGAAGCCTCAGCAAAAG GCTGAAATATCGTTGGATCAGTTTTTGCTGTCATTGGATCTCGAAAAATATTCAATTACTTTTCAGGCCGAAGAA GTTGACATGACAACCCTTGTACACATGACTGATGAGGACCTCAAGGCTTTAGGGATACCAATG GGCCCAAGGAAGAAGATACTTCTAGCACTGGAATCTAGAGCCTGA